One genomic segment of Mycolicibacterium gilvum includes these proteins:
- a CDS encoding acyl-CoA dehydrogenase family protein: MTSPNPEQLLFASTTTTFLEKQASLTHVRGLHASEVSFQPEWWQRAAELGWASLLVPEELGGGSVSGDGVADLAIVAEQIGHTVAPGPLHPVSAVLAALVEAPNGHEQTIEALVSGELVASWAVYEPRRPFAPSQAATTATRTDRGYRIDGVKDRVEAGAESGALVVVAELDGVVRQFVVPTDADGVTVTPQSSVDLVKRYARVQFDAVEVDESAVVGTADQTPAIIERQRQIVLVLQCAEIVGILDAVLAMTNQWLFDRHSFGRPLASYQALKHRAADMKMWFEAARGTTAGAVRAVGNRSPDAELLVSVAKAYVAERAPVMLQDCVQLHGGIGVTWEHDLHLYLRRVALYRAMFGSPEDHHRAVYARSSAQEATA, translated from the coding sequence ATGACATCCCCCAATCCGGAACAACTGCTGTTCGCCTCCACCACCACGACGTTCCTGGAGAAGCAGGCGTCCCTGACCCACGTGCGGGGGTTGCATGCGTCGGAAGTGTCGTTCCAGCCCGAATGGTGGCAACGCGCCGCCGAACTCGGGTGGGCCAGCCTCCTGGTGCCCGAGGAACTCGGGGGCGGCAGCGTGTCCGGTGACGGGGTCGCCGACCTCGCGATCGTCGCCGAACAGATCGGGCACACCGTCGCACCCGGACCTCTGCATCCGGTCAGCGCCGTCCTGGCCGCCCTCGTCGAGGCACCCAACGGGCACGAACAGACCATCGAGGCGCTGGTGTCCGGCGAGCTCGTCGCTTCGTGGGCGGTCTACGAGCCACGGCGTCCGTTCGCTCCGTCGCAGGCCGCCACCACAGCCACGCGCACAGACCGCGGCTACCGGATCGACGGCGTCAAGGACCGTGTCGAGGCCGGCGCCGAGAGCGGGGCTCTGGTCGTCGTGGCCGAACTCGACGGCGTCGTCCGCCAGTTCGTGGTCCCCACCGACGCGGACGGGGTCACCGTCACGCCACAGAGTTCGGTCGACCTGGTGAAGCGTTATGCGCGTGTGCAGTTCGACGCCGTCGAGGTCGACGAATCGGCCGTGGTCGGTACAGCGGACCAGACGCCGGCGATCATCGAGCGTCAGCGCCAGATCGTGCTCGTGCTGCAGTGCGCGGAGATCGTCGGCATCCTCGACGCAGTCCTGGCGATGACCAACCAGTGGCTCTTCGACCGGCACAGCTTCGGCAGGCCCCTGGCGTCCTATCAGGCGCTCAAGCACCGTGCGGCCGACATGAAGATGTGGTTCGAGGCCGCGCGTGGCACCACCGCGGGCGCGGTACGGGCGGTCGGTAACCGCTCCCCGGATGCCGAACTGCTCGTCAGTGTCGCGAAAGCCTATGTGGCCGAACGCGCGCCGGTGATGCTGCAGGACTGCGTGCAATTGCACGGCGGCATCGGGGTCACCTGGGAACACGATCTGCACCTCTATCTGCGGCGGGTCGCCCTCTACCGGGCCATGTTCGGATCGCCGGAGGACCATCACCGCGCGGTGTACGCGCGCAGCAGCGCGCAGGAGGCGACGGCATGA
- a CDS encoding acyl-CoA thioesterase, whose translation MAEAQWTVQGLLDLFDAEPTGDNMFTVQTGPAGEDERQVVEGTQILAASIVAAAKRFPDKSIRSVYTVFARAVMVAAGPVELEIDVVSEGRSTATAVVTAKQNGKRCITTTVLADVPTGDVIRHHLPKPEVAGPAEAHLSPMPMAGCELRLVDVVDVNSPDEVGPPELYAWLHYDPIPDRDDLAKALIAYFTGHLGISTTMRAHEGIGTAQAHLTVSTAPMTVSVSFHEPVTWGGWLLYTHESTQVGSGMSYVRGAVHTEEGELIASFTQDALIRPLRTTDTAIKEQSRL comes from the coding sequence ATGGCAGAGGCACAGTGGACGGTGCAGGGATTGCTCGACCTCTTCGACGCAGAACCCACGGGCGACAACATGTTCACCGTGCAGACCGGACCTGCGGGCGAGGACGAGCGCCAGGTGGTCGAGGGCACCCAGATCCTCGCAGCGTCGATCGTGGCTGCAGCCAAACGGTTTCCGGACAAGTCGATCCGCTCGGTATACACGGTCTTCGCCCGCGCGGTGATGGTCGCCGCCGGTCCGGTGGAGCTGGAGATCGACGTGGTCAGCGAAGGACGTTCCACCGCAACGGCTGTGGTGACCGCCAAGCAGAACGGCAAGCGATGCATCACGACGACGGTGCTGGCCGACGTGCCGACCGGTGACGTGATCCGCCACCATCTGCCCAAGCCGGAGGTGGCGGGACCGGCCGAGGCGCATCTGTCACCGATGCCGATGGCCGGGTGTGAGTTGCGGCTGGTCGACGTCGTCGACGTCAACAGCCCCGACGAGGTCGGTCCCCCGGAGCTGTATGCGTGGCTGCACTACGACCCGATCCCGGACCGCGACGACCTGGCGAAGGCGCTCATCGCGTATTTCACCGGCCACCTTGGCATTTCGACGACCATGCGGGCACACGAGGGGATCGGGACCGCCCAGGCGCACCTGACCGTCTCGACGGCGCCGATGACGGTGTCGGTCAGCTTCCACGAACCGGTCACCTGGGGCGGTTGGCTGCTCTACACCCACGAGAGCACCCAGGTCGGGTCGGGCATGTCCTATGTGCGCGGCGCGGTGCATACCGAAGAGGGCGAGCTGATCGCGTCGTTCACCCAGGACGCGCTGATCCGTCCGCTGCGCACCACCGACACCGCGATCAAAGAGCAGTCGCGGCTCTAA
- a CDS encoding amidohydrolase family protein, translating into MPSRSLDYPVFDADNHFYEPKEALTQFLPDHRKGVIDYIDVHGRTKIVVRNHISDYIPNPTFEVVARPGAQEEYFKHGSGGKSFREVMGKPMKAIPAFRNPEARLEVLDGLGLDYTIMFPTLASLVEERMKDDPDLILDIVHALNQWMYETWQFDYQGRILSTPVINLSVVDRALEELQWCLERGARTVLVRPAPVPGYRGSRSLGLPEFDPFWDACVQAGIPVCMHASDSGYAQYLNDWEPADEFLPFRPTAFRMVAMGKRPIEDTMAALVCHGALTRNPDLRILSIENGASWVPYLFYQFEDVYKKMPQEFPENPIDAFRRGVYVAPFWEDDFGKMADLLGIDRVIFGSDWPHPEGLADPITLVDQLEENGLDEDGIRKVMGGNLVDLFKVPNKVVHKPDAPALVIA; encoded by the coding sequence ATGCCGTCACGCAGCCTCGACTATCCGGTCTTCGACGCCGACAATCACTTCTACGAGCCCAAAGAAGCGCTGACGCAGTTCCTCCCGGATCACCGCAAGGGCGTCATCGACTACATCGATGTGCACGGGCGCACCAAGATCGTCGTGCGCAACCACATCAGCGACTACATCCCCAACCCGACCTTCGAGGTCGTCGCCCGCCCCGGTGCGCAGGAGGAATACTTCAAGCACGGCAGCGGCGGCAAGAGCTTCCGCGAGGTGATGGGCAAGCCGATGAAGGCGATTCCCGCCTTCCGCAATCCCGAAGCACGGCTGGAGGTCCTCGACGGCCTCGGGCTCGATTACACGATCATGTTCCCGACGCTGGCCAGTCTCGTCGAGGAACGCATGAAGGACGATCCGGATCTGATCCTCGACATCGTCCACGCCCTCAACCAATGGATGTACGAGACTTGGCAGTTCGACTACCAGGGCCGCATCCTGTCGACACCGGTGATCAACCTGTCCGTCGTCGACCGCGCCCTCGAGGAACTGCAGTGGTGCCTGGAGCGCGGCGCCAGAACGGTGCTGGTGCGCCCGGCGCCGGTACCCGGCTACCGCGGCAGCCGCTCACTGGGTCTGCCCGAGTTCGACCCGTTCTGGGATGCCTGCGTCCAGGCCGGAATCCCGGTCTGCATGCACGCCTCCGACAGCGGCTACGCCCAGTACCTCAACGACTGGGAACCGGCCGACGAGTTCCTGCCGTTCCGCCCCACCGCATTCCGGATGGTCGCGATGGGCAAACGCCCGATCGAGGACACGATGGCCGCACTCGTGTGCCACGGCGCCCTCACCCGCAATCCCGATCTGCGCATCCTGTCGATCGAAAACGGCGCGTCCTGGGTGCCCTACCTCTTCTACCAATTCGAAGACGTCTACAAGAAGATGCCCCAGGAGTTCCCCGAGAACCCGATCGACGCGTTCCGGCGCGGCGTGTACGTGGCGCCGTTCTGGGAGGACGACTTCGGCAAGATGGCCGATCTGCTCGGCATCGACCGGGTCATCTTCGGTTCGGACTGGCCGCATCCGGAAGGCCTCGCCGACCCGATCACGCTCGTCGACCAACTCGAGGAGAACGGCCTCGACGAGGACGGCATCCGGAAGGTGATGGGAGGCAACCTCGTCGACCTGTTCAAGGTGCCGAACAAGGTGGTCCACAAGCCCGACGCCCCCGCCCTCGTCATCGCCTGA
- a CDS encoding acyl-CoA dehydrogenase family protein: protein MTETMTSTESTGTVETFEQFAARARTWLAENMPSIDPDNPPFSVRADQESWDRAKELQKRLYEGGFAGICFPREYGGLGLDYAYQRAFNAECRSYEMPLILNVPTFTICAATILDMGTEDQKRDRISAAVRGDEILCQLLSEPSGGSDLAGVITRADKQGDTWIINGAKTWSTSAFAADYGLLLARTDWTVPKHEGLTMFLVPLDSPGITMRRIKEVNGNEEFCEEFFDGLELGADAVVGEVNKGWEVATRQLHHERRAVGGGSEFASGTAAENASEMPPDHVGLAEATGQSDNPLVQDLAGRALVRRIVKEQLIDHVFRSITDGSLPPNAGTLIRLFHAETTELEVDTALAIAGTAGVIDEGSDDAPELSGLLEIGVRYLSRQTGSLGGGSSEMARNVIGERILGFPRELAADKGIPFNEVKRNKS, encoded by the coding sequence ATGACCGAGACGATGACCTCGACCGAATCGACCGGCACCGTCGAGACCTTCGAACAGTTCGCCGCCCGCGCCCGGACGTGGCTCGCCGAGAACATGCCGTCCATCGACCCGGACAATCCGCCGTTCTCGGTGCGGGCCGACCAGGAGTCGTGGGACCGCGCCAAGGAACTCCAGAAGCGGCTGTACGAAGGCGGTTTCGCGGGCATCTGCTTCCCCCGCGAGTACGGCGGGCTCGGCCTGGACTACGCCTACCAGCGGGCGTTCAACGCCGAATGCCGCAGCTACGAGATGCCGCTGATCCTCAACGTCCCGACCTTCACGATCTGCGCGGCGACCATCCTGGACATGGGCACCGAAGACCAGAAGCGCGACCGCATCTCAGCCGCTGTCCGTGGCGACGAGATCCTCTGCCAGCTGCTGTCGGAACCCAGCGGCGGGTCGGATCTGGCCGGGGTGATCACCCGCGCGGACAAGCAGGGCGACACGTGGATCATCAACGGCGCCAAGACCTGGAGCACCAGCGCCTTCGCCGCCGACTACGGGCTCCTGCTGGCCCGCACCGACTGGACCGTGCCCAAGCACGAGGGCCTGACCATGTTCCTGGTACCGCTGGACTCCCCCGGCATCACGATGCGCCGCATCAAGGAGGTCAACGGCAACGAGGAGTTCTGCGAGGAGTTCTTCGACGGCCTCGAACTCGGCGCCGACGCCGTGGTGGGCGAGGTGAACAAGGGCTGGGAGGTCGCCACCCGCCAGCTGCACCACGAGCGCCGCGCCGTCGGCGGCGGATCAGAGTTCGCCAGCGGCACCGCCGCCGAGAACGCCAGCGAGATGCCGCCCGACCACGTCGGTCTCGCCGAGGCCACCGGGCAGAGCGACAACCCCCTCGTGCAGGACCTCGCCGGACGTGCCCTGGTACGCCGCATCGTCAAGGAACAGCTCATCGACCACGTCTTCCGAAGCATCACCGACGGCTCGCTGCCGCCCAACGCCGGCACGCTGATCCGGCTGTTCCACGCCGAGACCACCGAGCTCGAGGTAGACACGGCGCTCGCGATCGCAGGGACCGCCGGCGTCATCGACGAAGGCTCCGATGACGCGCCGGAACTGTCCGGGCTGCTCGAGATCGGTGTGCGCTACCTCTCGCGCCAGACCGGGTCCCTCGGCGGCGGCAGCTCCGAGATGGCACGCAATGTCATCGGCGAGCGCATCCTCGGCTTCCCCCGAGAGCTGGCCGCCGACAAGGGCATTCCGTTCAACGAGGTCAAGCGCAACAAGAGCTGA
- a CDS encoding Rv2578c family radical SAM protein: MRWAGQGVAVDDGALPGLQRLGLVRSVRTPQFDGITFHEVLCKTALNKIPAASMLPFRFTVNGYRGCSHACRYCFARPTHEYLEFDPGRDFDTQVVVKTNVAEVLRRELRRPSWSRETVALGTNTDPYQRAEGRYALMPGIIGALTDFGTPFSILTKGTLLRRDLPLLTDASRRVDVSVAVSLAVGDPDLHGRLEPGTPTPEARLSLISAIREAGLRCHVMVAPVLPGLTDSDDHLDDLLGRIAGAGATSATVFGLHLRGSTRGWFMDWLAEAYPDLVGEYRRLYRRGAYLPAEYRADLACRAAPLLARHGLARAPRFAAPLPGAGPVDAAPELQPTLF; encoded by the coding sequence ATGCGCTGGGCCGGTCAAGGTGTCGCCGTCGACGACGGAGCGTTGCCGGGCCTGCAGCGTCTGGGATTGGTCCGCAGTGTGCGTACCCCGCAGTTCGACGGAATCACCTTCCACGAGGTCCTGTGCAAGACCGCGCTGAACAAGATCCCGGCCGCCTCGATGCTGCCCTTCAGGTTCACCGTCAACGGCTACCGCGGCTGCTCGCACGCCTGCCGGTACTGCTTCGCCCGACCGACCCACGAGTACCTGGAGTTCGACCCCGGGCGTGACTTCGACACCCAGGTGGTGGTGAAGACGAACGTCGCCGAGGTGCTGCGCCGTGAACTGCGACGGCCGTCCTGGTCGCGGGAAACCGTTGCGCTGGGCACGAATACCGACCCGTACCAGCGGGCCGAAGGCCGCTATGCGCTGATGCCGGGGATCATCGGCGCCCTCACCGATTTCGGGACGCCGTTCTCGATCCTGACCAAGGGCACACTGCTGCGGCGCGACCTGCCGTTGCTCACCGACGCGTCACGCCGGGTGGACGTCAGTGTCGCGGTCTCGCTGGCGGTCGGCGATCCGGACCTGCACGGCCGGCTCGAGCCGGGTACGCCGACGCCCGAGGCGCGGCTGAGCCTGATCTCGGCGATCCGCGAGGCGGGGCTGCGCTGTCACGTGATGGTCGCGCCGGTCCTGCCCGGGCTGACGGATTCCGACGATCATCTCGACGACCTGCTGGGCCGGATCGCCGGGGCCGGGGCCACCAGCGCGACGGTGTTCGGACTGCATCTGCGCGGCAGCACCCGCGGCTGGTTCATGGACTGGCTGGCCGAGGCCTACCCCGATCTGGTCGGCGAGTACCGCCGGTTGTACCGGCGCGGGGCGTACCTTCCGGCTGAGTACCGCGCCGACCTCGCATGCCGGGCGGCTCCGCTGTTGGCGCGCCACGGCCTGGCACGCGCACCGCGGTTCGCCGCGCCCCTGCCCGGCGCCGGGCCGGTGGACGCGGCGCCCGAGCTGCAGCCGACGCTGTTCTGA
- a CDS encoding TetR/AcrR family transcriptional regulator yields the protein MSAKAQPDPTVRQDPAVRQDRAQSRAGRFMRSALDILGETGRTDFTVLEVVERSKTSLRAFYQHFSTKDELLLALVEKIMAEATERWRAETEQLAGPDALRVLIDRISAPAQSSTQDSINRGLTYYNDHLLETRPKEFATVLAPLHRLLGDILRRGIAEGSFRADLDVDTDAAILMQTVLGTLRLRELGADLNGIPIEGSHVHTFCLRGLTPP from the coding sequence ATGTCCGCGAAGGCGCAGCCGGATCCGACCGTCCGACAGGACCCGGCTGTCCGACAAGACCGAGCGCAGTCCCGCGCCGGTCGCTTCATGCGCTCGGCTCTCGACATCCTCGGCGAGACCGGACGAACGGACTTCACCGTGCTCGAAGTCGTCGAGAGATCCAAGACCTCACTGCGCGCCTTTTATCAGCACTTCTCGACCAAGGACGAGTTGCTGCTCGCGCTCGTCGAGAAGATCATGGCCGAGGCGACCGAGCGCTGGCGCGCCGAGACCGAACAGCTGGCCGGCCCCGACGCACTGCGGGTGCTGATCGACCGCATCAGCGCGCCGGCGCAGTCGAGCACGCAGGACAGCATCAACCGGGGGCTCACCTACTACAACGACCACCTGCTGGAGACCAGGCCGAAAGAGTTCGCGACGGTGCTGGCGCCACTGCACCGGCTACTGGGTGACATTCTGCGCCGGGGTATCGCCGAGGGGTCGTTCCGCGCCGATCTGGACGTCGACACCGATGCGGCGATCCTCATGCAGACGGTGCTCGGGACGCTGCGACTGCGCGAGCTGGGCGCAGACCTGAACGGAATTCCGATCGAGGGCAGCCACGTGCACACGTTCTGTCTGCGTGGCCTCACACCGCCCTGA